Proteins encoded by one window of Synergistaceae bacterium:
- a CDS encoding ATP-binding cassette domain-containing protein yields MDIRLSGVTKVFEPEIVALEDIYLSVDSGEFVYLIGMTGSGKTTLLRLISREYLPTRGQISVGDRNLRKLRSSELPYYRREVGVVFQDFKLLQNYTVFENVAFVLEAMGIPPKLVESRANEVIDQVGLWRRRFLRPPQLSGGEQQRVAIARAMVNSPSVFLADEPTGNLDLRTSEEIMRLLLSINAAGTTVIVATHDQHLVDSYRQRLVELHNGRTRRDERRGRYFVDGEL; encoded by the coding sequence ATACGCTTGTCAGGCGTGACAAAGGTATTCGAGCCGGAAATTGTCGCCCTGGAGGACATCTACCTGTCGGTGGACAGCGGCGAGTTCGTATACCTCATCGGCATGACCGGCTCCGGAAAGACGACTTTGCTGAGGCTGATATCGCGGGAGTACCTGCCCACCAGGGGACAGATAAGCGTCGGGGACCGAAACCTGAGGAAACTGCGCTCCTCGGAGCTTCCCTACTACAGGAGGGAGGTAGGGGTGGTCTTCCAGGATTTCAAGCTCCTGCAGAACTACACTGTGTTCGAGAATGTCGCCTTCGTGCTGGAGGCGATGGGAATACCTCCCAAGCTGGTGGAGAGCAGGGCCAACGAGGTGATAGACCAGGTGGGGCTGTGGCGCAGGAGGTTCCTCAGGCCGCCGCAGCTCTCCGGGGGCGAGCAGCAGAGAGTGGCCATAGCGCGCGCGATGGTGAACTCCCCCTCGGTCTTCCTGGCCGACGAGCCCACGGGAAACCTCGATCTGCGCACTTCCGAGGAGATCATGAGGCTATTGCTCTCGATAAACGCGGCGGGGACCACCGTGATAGTGGCCACCCACGACCAGCACCTGGTCGATTCGTACAGGCAGCGACTTGTAGAACTGCACAACGGGCGCACCAGGCGAGACGAGAGAAGGGGGAGGTATTTCGTAGATGGCGAGCTTTAG